A stretch of the Propionispora vibrioides genome encodes the following:
- a CDS encoding SAM-dependent methyltransferase codes for MIGLLKKMALKLLLKTWKKGGFSVVFWDGEEESYGGEPPSFKVIFHKEPPIKFNTEDMVLALGEAYMDGLIDLEGSMDDIIRIVMLNTQPQPLERQGVLNPGTVDCKVQQEHIEHHYDLGNDFFSLWLDETMSYSCAYFKEPGDSLQQAQLQKIDHILKKLNLKPGERLLDIGCGWGWLIIRAAQQYQVKATGITLSTEQYEGTKRRIAELGLEDQVQVELRHYLEVDPRKEQFDKIVSVGMFEHVGRANLGRYMQQVHNLLVPGGLSLLHSITGMFEEVTNPWIAKYIFPGGYVPSLRETVWLLPEYDFHLLQLESLRLHYAMTLDRWYENFAQKKDLIRQKFDERFIRMWELYLRGCASAFRVSGLDIHQLLFSKGINNETPLTYEHVYAE; via the coding sequence GTGATTGGGTTGTTGAAAAAAATGGCACTGAAACTTTTGCTGAAAACCTGGAAAAAAGGTGGATTTTCCGTTGTATTCTGGGATGGGGAGGAAGAGTCCTATGGCGGTGAACCGCCGTCCTTTAAAGTGATTTTTCATAAGGAGCCGCCCATAAAGTTCAATACGGAGGATATGGTGCTGGCCCTGGGAGAAGCCTATATGGACGGGCTGATCGACCTGGAGGGCTCGATGGACGATATCATTCGTATCGTTATGCTGAACACCCAGCCTCAGCCACTGGAACGACAGGGGGTTTTGAACCCCGGCACTGTGGATTGTAAGGTACAGCAGGAGCATATTGAGCATCATTATGATTTGGGCAATGATTTCTTTTCCCTCTGGCTGGATGAAACGATGAGTTATTCCTGCGCCTATTTTAAAGAACCGGGAGATTCCCTGCAGCAGGCGCAGCTACAGAAAATTGATCATATATTGAAAAAGCTGAACCTTAAACCGGGAGAGCGGCTGCTGGATATTGGCTGCGGCTGGGGCTGGCTGATTATCCGGGCCGCCCAGCAATATCAGGTGAAGGCGACCGGTATTACCCTAAGTACCGAGCAATATGAAGGCACTAAGCGACGGATCGCCGAGTTGGGGCTGGAGGATCAGGTCCAGGTCGAGCTGCGGCATTATCTGGAGGTCGATCCGCGAAAAGAACAGTTTGATAAAATTGTCAGTGTCGGCATGTTTGAGCATGTGGGAAGAGCGAATTTAGGACGCTATATGCAACAGGTACATAACTTGCTGGTTCCCGGTGGTCTATCTTTGCTGCATTCTATTACAGGTATGTTTGAGGAAGTGACCAATCCCTGGATTGCCAAGTATATTTTCCCGGGAGGGTATGTTCCATCATTGCGGGAGACGGTGTGGCTGCTGCCGGAATATGATTTTCATTTGCTGCAGTTGGAAAGCCTGCGCCTGCATTATGCCATGACGCTGGATCGCTGGTATGAAAACTTCGCGCAGAAAAAAGATCTTATCCGGCAAAAATTTGATGAACGGTTTATCCGTATGTGGGAGCTATATTTAAGAGGCTGCGCCTCTGCTTTCCGGGTGTCAGGGCTGGATATCCATCAATTGCTATTTTCCAAAGGGATTAATAACGAGACTCCCCTGACTTATGAACATGTTTATGCTGAATAA
- a CDS encoding acyloxyacyl hydrolase, with product MRKYFYPVIVLTVLLAFMAGRPIGYAADAKLELDWDYLTPMKANRDLDTVSLHVLQKISEKGSRSVYRGITITRPQGSIDYTRQDQDSSATGIGPVYLVRNERELSGKLAVAFDMSGGFIVYDKIFPAGGRYYNFMWRAGPQFVYKFNENTSLNVGYMFMHVSNGGYRGHNPSYNAHGVSMGVTSKF from the coding sequence GTGCGTAAATATTTTTATCCGGTTATCGTACTGACTGTGCTATTGGCTTTTATGGCGGGAAGACCCATTGGCTATGCGGCGGACGCCAAACTGGAGCTGGACTGGGATTATTTAACGCCCATGAAAGCAAACCGCGATCTGGATACGGTATCGCTGCATGTTCTGCAAAAGATTTCGGAGAAGGGTAGCCGGTCCGTCTACCGGGGCATCACCATCACCCGTCCCCAAGGCAGCATAGACTATACGCGGCAGGATCAGGACAGTAGCGCAACCGGTATCGGACCTGTTTATCTGGTGCGCAACGAGCGGGAGCTTTCCGGCAAGCTAGCGGTGGCATTTGATATGAGCGGTGGCTTTATCGTGTATGACAAAATCTTTCCGGCCGGTGGGCGGTACTATAACTTTATGTGGCGGGCAGGCCCGCAGTTCGTTTATAAGTTTAACGAGAATACCTCGCTGAATGTTGGCTACATGTTCATGCATGTTTCCAATGGTGGTTATCGTGGTCATAATCCCTCGTATAATGCGCACGGCGTATCCATGGGCGTAACCAGCAAGTTTTAA
- a CDS encoding GGDEF domain-containing protein translates to MSRFIRYTDSAVEQFYLKEDVANTKTGIVVAICFCLLFVINDYVFLGTGLLFYQTVLVRLIFTALSVGCLFFLRRIKSYQQHERLVYGWSVLLVLLLAYVNLTRQADNINFTYLDPLIVLLILIYFPGAVGKKAVLAGCQVIIDLAIAAFLRNSPYTLSWEVITCAYVLSFILGLVIAVKLCAFRHEHYYALVKEQNLRLELEKSAYTDCLTGAFNRRKFFQLGEELFNRFQENQEVFALIMLDLDFFKNLNDKFGHAAGDAFLLSFSKLILQHTRAGDIMGRLGGEEFALILPVTCLDFANEVAEKIRYSCEQNKAFFNKRMLQTTVSIGVTEVCDKDRSFAEALNRADEALYQAKRWGRNQVHLSEA, encoded by the coding sequence ATGTCCAGGTTTATTCGGTATACTGACAGTGCGGTAGAGCAATTTTATTTAAAGGAGGACGTAGCAAATACGAAAACCGGGATTGTGGTTGCTATTTGCTTCTGTCTCCTATTCGTCATCAATGATTATGTTTTTTTAGGGACAGGCTTGCTGTTTTATCAGACTGTTTTGGTCCGTCTGATCTTTACGGCATTGTCGGTAGGCTGTCTGTTTTTTTTGCGGCGGATAAAATCCTATCAGCAGCATGAGCGGTTGGTGTATGGTTGGTCTGTCTTACTGGTTTTGCTGCTTGCCTACGTGAATCTGACCAGGCAAGCCGACAACATCAATTTTACTTATCTGGACCCTTTGATTGTTCTTTTAATATTGATCTATTTTCCGGGCGCGGTAGGGAAAAAAGCTGTCTTGGCCGGCTGCCAGGTCATCATTGATTTGGCTATCGCAGCTTTTTTAAGAAATTCTCCGTATACCTTGTCCTGGGAAGTCATCACTTGTGCTTATGTGCTTTCGTTTATCTTAGGTCTTGTTATTGCGGTAAAACTTTGTGCCTTTCGTCATGAACATTATTATGCGTTGGTAAAAGAACAAAACCTGCGCCTGGAACTGGAGAAGTCCGCCTATACCGATTGCCTGACAGGTGCTTTCAACCGGCGTAAGTTTTTTCAGTTGGGTGAGGAATTATTCAACCGGTTTCAGGAAAATCAAGAGGTTTTTGCGCTGATTATGCTGGATTTGGACTTTTTTAAGAATTTGAATGATAAATTCGGCCATGCCGCAGGCGATGCTTTTTTATTGTCCTTTTCCAAGCTGATATTGCAGCATACACGGGCTGGCGATATCATGGGCCGACTGGGTGGCGAAGAGTTTGCGCTGATATTGCCTGTTACCTGTCTGGATTTTGCTAATGAGGTTGCGGAGAAGATCCGTTATTCCTGTGAGCAAAACAAAGCTTTTTTTAATAAAAGGATGCTGCAAACTACCGTGAGCATCGGTGTAACCGAGGTTTGCGATAAAGACCGGTCCTTTGCCGAGGCATTAAACCGGGCGGATGAAGCACTCTATCAGGCCAAACGCTGGGGACGCAATCAAGTGCACTTAAGCGAAGCCTGA
- a CDS encoding L-cysteine desulfidase family protein, with protein sequence MNKGRTLFENYLEILKEELVPALGCTEPIAIAYAAAKAREVLGSFPEKAILECSGNIVKNVKSVVIPNTGGLAGIRAAMLAGLVGGKAAERLEVLAHMTPAGMAEVKQLEKNQFGDIRLLNTDINLHLILHLSSGSDTVTVELKNTHTHICRIEKNGQLLQQEAAETRINEGVTTDRSLLTVRDIYRFASKVPLEWVKGIITRQVACNMALAEAGLCGAYGVRIGRTLLDSGQGDQVLCKIKAYAAAASEARMGGCMLPVITNSGSGNQSIASTVPVIVYASEQQLPEERLYRGLVLSNLLTIHQKTSIGRLSAFCGAVSAACSSGAAITYLAGGNLRQINQTIHNMLANVPGIVCDGAKPSCAAKIASCLDAAYMAHTLARRGSQYQAGQGIIKHDVEETIAAVGRLASRGMRATDAEILQIMLE encoded by the coding sequence ATGAATAAAGGCAGGACATTATTTGAAAATTATCTTGAGATATTGAAGGAAGAACTGGTGCCGGCTTTGGGGTGCACTGAGCCGATTGCCATTGCTTATGCCGCCGCCAAAGCCCGGGAGGTTCTGGGGAGTTTTCCGGAAAAAGCCATACTGGAATGCAGCGGTAATATAGTGAAAAATGTTAAAAGTGTGGTCATACCCAATACCGGTGGACTTGCGGGGATTCGGGCGGCCATGCTGGCCGGGCTGGTGGGCGGCAAGGCCGCCGAGCGTCTGGAGGTGCTGGCTCATATGACGCCGGCCGGTATGGCAGAGGTTAAGCAATTGGAGAAAAATCAATTTGGCGACATCAGACTACTGAATACAGACATTAACCTGCACCTCATTTTACACTTGTCGTCCGGATCGGATACCGTTACCGTGGAATTAAAGAATACGCACACTCATATATGCCGGATCGAAAAGAATGGACAACTCCTGCAGCAGGAAGCGGCGGAAACGCGTATAAACGAAGGGGTAACGACCGACCGCTCCCTGCTCACAGTGCGGGACATTTACCGGTTTGCCAGCAAGGTGCCGTTGGAGTGGGTAAAAGGGATTATTACCAGGCAGGTTGCCTGCAACATGGCTCTGGCCGAAGCGGGGCTGTGCGGGGCCTATGGGGTGAGAATAGGCCGTACCTTGCTGGACAGCGGACAGGGCGATCAGGTGCTGTGTAAGATAAAAGCTTATGCAGCCGCCGCTTCGGAGGCAAGAATGGGGGGCTGCATGCTGCCCGTTATCACCAATTCCGGCAGCGGGAATCAATCGATTGCCAGTACTGTTCCGGTGATTGTGTATGCCAGCGAGCAGCAATTGCCGGAAGAAAGGCTGTATCGCGGTTTGGTACTTTCCAATTTATTAACCATTCACCAAAAGACTTCTATTGGTCGTTTGTCTGCCTTTTGCGGTGCCGTCAGCGCAGCTTGTTCCAGCGGTGCTGCGATTACCTATTTGGCGGGAGGCAATTTGCGGCAAATCAATCAGACCATCCACAATATGCTGGCCAATGTGCCCGGTATTGTCTGTGACGGCGCAAAACCGTCCTGTGCGGCCAAGATAGCTTCCTGCCTGGACGCTGCCTATATGGCGCATACGCTGGCCCGGCGGGGCAGCCAATATCAGGCCGGTCAGGGAATTATCAAACACGATGTGGAAGAAACCATTGCCGCTGTGGGCCGGCTGGCTTCGCGCGGCATGCGGGCGACCGATGCGGAAATCCTGCAAATCATGCTGGAGTAG